A genomic region of Chloracidobacterium sp. contains the following coding sequences:
- a CDS encoding prepilin-type N-terminal cleavage/methylation domain-containing protein yields the protein MSNLRARFRDQRGFNLIELMIVIAIIGLLIGVGSLAWQAVIRSGNETTAAQTLDNMRKYQAQFASRNRGNFATFDQLIQTAGLDEKFAGENPVVNGYIFKLTITPSSASQPAFYSINADPQVAEGVTATGTRHFYTDSSLSTIKGTDENRPAKADDQSI from the coding sequence ATGAGCAATCTAAGAGCACGGTTTCGCGACCAGCGGGGCTTTAACCTGATCGAGTTGATGATCGTGATCGCCATCATCGGCCTGCTGATCGGCGTCGGCAGCCTGGCGTGGCAAGCCGTTATCCGCAGCGGCAACGAAACCACGGCCGCACAGACGCTGGACAATATGCGCAAGTATCAGGCCCAGTTCGCATCGCGCAATCGCGGCAATTTTGCGACCTTTGACCAGTTGATACAGACGGCGGGGCTTGATGAGAAATTCGCAGGTGAGAATCCTGTCGTCAACGGCTATATTTTTAAGCTGACCATCACGCCATCAAGCGCCAGCCAGCCGGCATTCTATTCGATAAATGCCGACCCACAGGTCGCCGAAGGCGTAACCGCTACCGGAACGCGCCATTTTTACACCGATTCGTCGCTCAGCACAATAAAAGGCACGGACGAGAACCGCCCCGCCAAAGCCGATGACCAATCGATCTGA
- a CDS encoding ribonuclease HI gives MKKVTIVCDGSSLGNGKGNARAAAVALLGFKGLWKAVGEYLGNATNQQAEIAAAAVGLETLKEPCEVHLVSDSRYVVETMGGTWKKKTNHDWWRRLERAALRHQIDWEWTRGHAGHEIQEAADDLARRIATLGTVDETLLDDAAADLGVKEI, from the coding sequence ATGAAGAAAGTCACTATTGTCTGCGACGGTTCGAGCCTGGGCAATGGCAAGGGAAATGCGCGTGCCGCCGCGGTGGCATTGCTCGGTTTCAAGGGACTTTGGAAGGCTGTCGGTGAGTATCTGGGTAATGCGACCAATCAACAGGCCGAGATCGCGGCGGCGGCGGTCGGGCTCGAAACTTTGAAGGAACCGTGCGAGGTGCATCTAGTATCGGATTCGCGCTATGTGGTCGAGACCATGGGCGGGACGTGGAAGAAAAAAACCAACCACGACTGGTGGCGACGGCTCGAAAGGGCGGCTTTACGGCATCAAATCGACTGGGAATGGACGCGCGGCCACGCCGGGCACGAGATACAAGAGGCAGCCGACGACCTTGCTAGACGGATAGCGACTTTGGGAACGGTCGATGAGACGCTGCTGGATGATGCTGCCGCTGACCTCGGCGTGAAGGAGATTTAA
- a CDS encoding DUF4097 family beta strand repeat protein — translation MSKFLRKFLQIVAACAVLGVISAWGQGARSPSTPKPPAAPKPGVSAPKPAEPTFPHLWRGDDHERSIEVAPNANLSLCVVQGLLRVNGWKRNEVRVFVKKGSPVTFKVLERTPDQQPVWLMATGEDPKRVFKAFSECLWGDEIEIDVPEGSSVGVKGQETRTVVDRVRKASVKNVGGDIVIRNVSGGVSASTYQGDITVEESRGSLRLESTTGNIVVFEAGPSEIGDTFAAKTNSGTISMQAVKYRQVEVGSISGTVGFTGPILSGANYSFGTSNGSIRLALPSAAAFKLAATFASGSFSSELPFKLLTENLQENGKSIVGEFGSGNGAVVRVTTNNGTIGIRKN, via the coding sequence ATGAGCAAGTTCCTGAGAAAATTCCTTCAGATCGTGGCCGCCTGCGCGGTGCTCGGTGTCATTTCTGCCTGGGGCCAGGGCGCCCGGTCTCCGTCTACGCCAAAGCCTCCCGCCGCTCCGAAACCGGGCGTTTCAGCTCCGAAGCCGGCGGAGCCGACGTTTCCTCATCTTTGGCGTGGCGATGATCATGAGCGATCGATCGAGGTCGCCCCGAACGCAAATCTCTCGCTATGCGTGGTGCAGGGCCTGCTCCGCGTCAATGGTTGGAAGCGTAACGAGGTAAGGGTCTTTGTCAAGAAGGGCAGCCCCGTGACGTTCAAGGTACTCGAACGCACGCCTGACCAGCAGCCCGTATGGCTGATGGCAACCGGTGAAGACCCAAAACGGGTCTTCAAGGCGTTTTCCGAATGTCTTTGGGGCGACGAGATAGAGATCGACGTGCCCGAGGGATCAAGTGTCGGCGTAAAGGGCCAGGAGACGCGGACCGTGGTCGATCGCGTCAGAAAGGCGAGCGTCAAGAATGTTGGCGGCGACATCGTCATTCGTAATGTTTCAGGCGGCGTGTCGGCATCCACGTATCAGGGTGATATTACGGTCGAGGAGTCACGAGGCTCTCTGCGGCTTGAAAGCACGACGGGCAACATCGTCGTCTTCGAGGCGGGCCCGAGCGAGATCGGCGACACCTTTGCCGCAAAGACCAACAGCGGGACCATCTCGATGCAAGCGGTCAAGTATCGCCAGGTCGAGGTCGGCTCGATCTCGGGCACCGTCGGGTTTACGGGGCCGATCCTCAGCGGGGCAAACTACAGTTTTGGCACATCGAACGGCTCTATTCGGCTCGCGCTCCCTTCGGCGGCAGCTTTTAAGCTCGCGGCCACCTTCGCGTCGGGCAGTTTTTCTTCTGAACTCCCGTTCAAACTACTGACCGAAAACCTACAGGAGAACGGCAAGAGTATTGTCGGCGAATTCGGTTCAGGCAACGGGGCAGTGGTCAGGGTCACCACGAACAACGGCACCATCGGCATCCGAAAAAACTAG
- a CDS encoding SMC family ATPase, with the protein MHIIGIELENIKSHARSSFRFERGTTAITGDNGAGKTTIIEAIAWVLFDLLEYKKEDFLRRGAKKGHASVTIESGLDEREYVVTRDTGTGYHVTDPRLQRRLADKKDEVTRFLWQHLGLEPGTDLRSLFRQAIGVPQGTFTAIFLEGATERKTAFDKLLKVEEYRQAAEKLRETSRHVDLQISDIRENVARAEGELSRSETVEAEHAEVAEQAARLAAEMEPLADDLAARQQRVKDLDEQERRVSGLTSSVERSRSDKEKAGLLLAQAEKALGKATEAAATLERAKPGHERHLAALGRAKDLERQRLERDRFRGESSQIATAIANVKADQKRLSDELMKLQDARAEIEKLKQSAVEQAGIEKEISELRELVTNARNADERIRSIERELERLREKFRKNQQKIRDAEEKTAATAELSKLEKRESEIVAQIAALQAGLERDRKFQSEIKDGFCPVLSQKCLNLKDGETLEGFLSNQFEDLTERISALDTERLAVSGDLARAREGQQLMAALETFRQRETELTDEGKELTAKRATLDEERQRLGESEQRIVNLDARLKALADPAARIRVLEREVARDRDLRSGLGDIEGNLERLESDRKQIDERLDEFKDLDEHWTRLSAERDETAEAHRQFIANEAEAATLDKRTADAEAAKSALAAATVAVESAERELAAVGINYDAELHKNERNALIGVERRAAEMRATHEAARRRVEQLTAEIARFGQLRNSLAGEFKEKEKLEKVAEATTFIRDTLKEAAPRVARNYVYHVSLEANLLFREITGNAERTLEWGEDYAIMLEEDGHRRPFVSLSGGEQMAAALSVRLALLKQLTDIRIAFFDEPTANMDAERRENLAMQVSRITNFDQLFVISHDETFDNFVDNVIAL; encoded by the coding sequence ATGCACATCATTGGGATCGAGCTTGAGAACATTAAATCCCATGCGAGGTCGAGTTTCCGATTCGAACGCGGCACGACAGCTATTACGGGCGATAACGGGGCCGGCAAGACCACGATCATCGAGGCGATCGCCTGGGTGCTGTTTGACCTGCTCGAATACAAGAAGGAGGATTTTCTCCGCCGCGGGGCGAAGAAAGGACACGCCTCCGTTACCATCGAGAGCGGCCTTGACGAAAGGGAATATGTTGTCACGCGCGACACGGGCACCGGCTATCATGTCACCGATCCACGGCTGCAGCGACGGCTTGCCGACAAGAAGGACGAGGTCACGCGATTTCTGTGGCAGCATCTGGGCCTTGAGCCGGGAACTGACCTGAGGTCGCTGTTTCGTCAGGCTATCGGCGTGCCGCAAGGGACGTTTACAGCGATCTTTCTCGAAGGAGCGACCGAGCGCAAAACCGCCTTTGACAAGCTGCTGAAGGTTGAGGAATATCGCCAGGCCGCCGAAAAGCTCCGCGAGACGTCGCGTCACGTCGATCTGCAGATCAGCGATATTCGTGAGAATGTTGCGCGTGCTGAGGGCGAACTATCACGCTCTGAGACGGTCGAGGCCGAGCACGCGGAGGTCGCAGAGCAGGCGGCGAGGCTGGCAGCCGAGATGGAACCGCTCGCGGACGATCTGGCCGCAAGGCAGCAGAGAGTAAAGGACCTGGACGAACAGGAACGACGGGTGTCGGGGCTTACTTCGTCGGTCGAGCGAAGCCGCAGTGATAAGGAGAAGGCCGGGTTACTGCTTGCGCAGGCCGAAAAAGCGTTGGGAAAGGCAACCGAGGCGGCGGCAACACTCGAAAGGGCCAAACCGGGGCACGAACGTCATCTGGCTGCGCTTGGCCGAGCCAAGGACCTCGAACGTCAGAGACTTGAACGCGACCGCTTTCGTGGCGAGTCATCTCAGATCGCAACCGCTATCGCTAACGTTAAGGCAGACCAAAAGAGACTCAGCGATGAACTGATGAAGCTGCAGGATGCCCGGGCCGAGATCGAGAAACTCAAGCAGAGCGCCGTGGAGCAGGCCGGTATTGAAAAGGAGATCAGTGAGCTTCGTGAGCTCGTGACCAATGCCCGCAACGCCGACGAACGCATCCGCAGCATCGAGCGGGAGCTTGAGAGGCTGAGGGAGAAATTCCGTAAGAATCAGCAGAAGATCCGTGACGCCGAGGAGAAGACCGCTGCCACCGCGGAACTCTCAAAGCTGGAAAAACGAGAATCTGAGATCGTCGCCCAGATCGCGGCCCTGCAGGCAGGGCTCGAACGTGACCGAAAATTCCAGAGCGAGATCAAGGACGGATTTTGCCCGGTCTTGTCGCAGAAATGTCTAAATCTAAAGGATGGCGAGACACTTGAGGGCTTCTTGTCGAACCAGTTCGAGGACCTGACAGAGAGGATCTCCGCACTCGACACTGAGCGTCTCGCTGTCTCGGGCGATCTCGCAAGGGCTCGCGAGGGCCAGCAATTGATGGCGGCCCTTGAGACCTTTAGACAACGCGAGACGGAACTCACGGACGAGGGTAAGGAACTCACGGCGAAACGGGCAACGCTGGACGAAGAGCGGCAGAGGCTCGGTGAGAGCGAGCAGCGGATAGTGAATCTCGACGCGAGGTTGAAAGCACTCGCCGATCCGGCGGCTCGTATTCGGGTGCTTGAGCGCGAGGTTGCGAGGGATCGCGACCTGCGGTCGGGCCTCGGCGACATCGAGGGCAATCTGGAGCGGCTTGAGAGTGACCGTAAGCAGATCGACGAAAGGCTTGACGAGTTTAAGGACCTCGATGAGCATTGGACGAGGCTGTCGGCGGAGCGTGATGAAACAGCCGAGGCCCACCGGCAGTTTATTGCGAACGAGGCTGAGGCAGCAACGCTGGACAAAAGAACGGCCGATGCCGAGGCGGCCAAATCAGCCTTGGCCGCCGCCACCGTCGCAGTCGAGTCTGCAGAACGTGAATTAGCTGCGGTGGGCATCAATTACGATGCCGAACTCCACAAGAACGAGCGCAACGCGTTGATCGGCGTGGAACGGCGTGCAGCCGAGATGCGTGCCACGCACGAGGCTGCAAGACGACGCGTCGAGCAATTGACGGCTGAGATCGCTCGGTTTGGCCAACTCAGGAACTCACTTGCCGGCGAATTCAAGGAGAAAGAGAAGCTTGAAAAGGTTGCCGAGGCCACGACGTTCATCCGCGACACGCTAAAAGAGGCGGCCCCGCGCGTCGCCCGCAATTATGTTTATCACGTTTCGCTTGAGGCCAATCTGCTGTTTCGCGAGATCACGGGCAATGCGGAGCGAACGCTTGAATGGGGCGAAGATTACGCGATAATGCTTGAGGAAGACGGCCACCGGCGGCCCTTTGTCAGCTTGTCGGGCGGCGAACAAATGGCGGCGGCATTGTCGGTGAGGCTGGCGTTACTAAAGCAGTTGACCGATATTCGCATCGCATTCTTCGACGAGCCGACGGCCAACATGGACGCCGAACGTCGTGAGAATCTTGCAATGCAAGTCAGCCGGATAACGAATTTTGACCAGTTGTTCGTGATCTCGCATGACGAGACATTCGATAATTTTGTCGATAACGTGATCGCGTTATGA
- a CDS encoding zf-HC2 domain-containing protein: MITEHLKIGTIQALLDSELSLDESAQVTGHIAGCDACAALLAEAEDESAIVFPALASEFDTLVPTQRLWSRINESIAAERQPAWARLRSFLAAAFISPSIAAAAGLLIVIGIAAAVWMNRGVTVEEPRATLGTQPSVTAPVMQTPPARSTVGDIDTGGILNAPRIERAAYRHETRRSVRSTVPSDPARVNLPGEESYVKTIASLTKTVDEQKEAGVLRPSQRVAFERDMAVVNDAIAKMKKEVRRNPQNGSARQVLYASYQNKIDLLNSVSQQEELIASIK; this comes from the coding sequence ATGATCACGGAACATCTCAAGATCGGGACTATTCAGGCACTACTCGACAGCGAACTATCGCTTGACGAGTCGGCGCAGGTCACCGGCCATATAGCAGGCTGTGACGCGTGTGCCGCTTTGCTCGCTGAGGCCGAGGATGAGTCAGCAATTGTCTTTCCGGCGCTGGCAAGCGAATTTGATACGCTTGTCCCGACGCAGCGTTTGTGGTCACGGATCAATGAATCGATAGCTGCGGAAAGGCAGCCGGCCTGGGCCCGATTGAGGTCATTTTTGGCTGCGGCGTTCATTAGTCCGTCGATCGCGGCAGCAGCGGGTTTATTGATTGTTATTGGTATTGCGGCCGCCGTATGGATGAATCGGGGCGTCACGGTCGAGGAGCCGCGGGCGACGCTTGGCACTCAGCCGTCAGTGACGGCTCCGGTCATGCAGACGCCGCCGGCCAGATCGACAGTCGGCGATATCGATACCGGCGGTATTCTCAATGCACCTCGTATCGAGCGCGCGGCCTATCGGCATGAGACTCGGCGAAGTGTGCGTTCGACCGTCCCGAGTGATCCGGCGAGGGTAAATCTGCCGGGCGAGGAAAGTTACGTCAAGACTATCGCCAGCCTGACAAAAACGGTCGATGAGCAGAAGGAGGCGGGCGTGCTGCGGCCCTCGCAGCGTGTCGCCTTTGAACGCGACATGGCTGTAGTTAACGACGCGATCGCTAAGATGAAGAAAGAGGTCCGGCGTAATCCTCAGAATGGCTCGGCGCGGCAGGTGCTCTACGCGTCGTACCAGAATAAGATCGACCTGCTCAATTCGGTGTCTCAGCAGGAAGAATTGATCGCTAGCATCAAATAG
- a CDS encoding sigma-70 family RNA polymerase sigma factor produces MSEVTDILVDIMSEQTAAASATDRIGFEEAFMLHHRTVFRAARSVVRDAGMAEDVTQEAFLRLYKNLDSITSDEMLRPWLIRVAINLAKNTIRGQVRANTRDENYVKSTGDQTVSVEDEYEQSAGVSEILRAMNKLKEPHRSCLLLKQQGLSYKEIAASLDLNETSIGTFVARARAEFARHYGKQK; encoded by the coding sequence ATGAGCGAGGTTACCGACATTCTTGTGGACATAATGTCCGAGCAAACAGCGGCGGCATCAGCGACAGACAGGATCGGTTTTGAAGAGGCGTTCATGCTTCATCACCGCACCGTCTTTCGGGCGGCGCGCTCGGTCGTGCGAGATGCCGGAATGGCTGAGGATGTGACGCAGGAAGCGTTTTTGCGGCTTTACAAAAATCTCGACTCGATAACATCGGATGAAATGCTCCGCCCATGGCTGATACGTGTGGCGATAAACCTTGCAAAGAACACAATTCGCGGTCAGGTTAGGGCGAACACGCGGGATGAGAATTACGTCAAATCGACGGGCGATCAGACGGTTTCGGTCGAGGACGAATATGAGCAGAGTGCGGGCGTGAGCGAGATATTGAGGGCGATGAACAAATTGAAGGAGCCCCACCGAAGCTGCCTGCTGCTTAAACAGCAGGGCCTCTCGTATAAAGAGATCGCGGCGAGTTTGGACTTGAACGAGACGAGTATTGGGACTTTTGTAGCAAGGGCGAGGGCGGAATTTGCCCGCCACTACGGTAAGCAGAAATGA